The Paenibacillus sp. FSL R7-0204 genome includes a region encoding these proteins:
- a CDS encoding S-layer homology domain-containing protein, whose amino-acid sequence MEKSSIFILILLLIFPNMSIAGAQASADTLTVASAVAENLDTNLNSVIYAGGTYTAVGEGGRIVQSADGMSWSKISTPSSNAKISWRSIAFTSSTYVAVGVDYSNSTAKAKVIVSTDGGGTWSDKSSSVNADILQKVRYINGTFYAAGGRWSATNRAQDLGVIYSSADGQNWSQWSTVPALWPAQSTTSSPFFLTDIITFNGKYVITGNVFASYAHSGDGSSWTSAFLGGTFGLDALAVYNGKLYVSKNWENGYVSSDGMTFAADSSYDNMLGVVQTGSLLYRYGREGKMYTSSNSGGAWTAAESVTNHTIISAASNGPGMVLITKSSHSLVVTSDQTHWVRFGGNLQGSAYNGSKWEIVGNVLSNAGSEVQDSIFMSSSSGWDQLSVSNHLLPKLGFAEIAYGNNVFVAAGRMLGISGDGENWTVTALPAGAAGLVKGLAYGTNGFVAVTSNNVLQSADGVSWAVVATLSGASFNHVKVVNGVYVAFGDGGIWASTNGTSWSSLDSLKDYEPSSDFAFYDITYANGKYAVMATNGNDGTPQLLETSGVLSGSSVWTKHGIDPDSAWTELHSIDYGNGYYVAAGIVYNDQDSHVVYSSKDLVTWTQYDEQALGVSGKGLNQVRFQNDKFYIVGNDNTRIVLDSGVGATPEATPAAVIDYTAEQLTGLTPGGAYTVNGQPVTADSSGKLAIAGSWLGTPLSIVKKGDGSATTDSVAQTLNVPSRPAAPAGVAATDETAIQAKDGTLTNVTTAMEYRKATAGAWTDVTGTTVTDLAPGVYEVRTKATATAFTSASAPLTVTSFAATAEVTPIGIIDYAAELLTGLIPNALYTVNGSAITTTADGALVIDSSWLGSVLNIVKTGNGVTTTDSAAQVISVPVRQAAPVGVSVTDVTYNGANDGTLQNLTVQMEYRIGDADAWTEVTDTTITGLAPGTYYVRVKATSTDFASAIAQVMVHDSDAMIPAAPEVVADDLNNTIAGLNTSMEFSVDEGPFVRYDGTNLPDLSGEHTVKVRVAASGSVPAGPATTLTFTTNVLIPAGDLAVSASDPSGAERNGYTQIKVTPAPADGHKLLSKNFGAGSIIVPNVGELLTGYTLVGSEGLIPAADGDTLGIAEVDADGKVVKYGSVIAVVAMTTPVTPTPDPVSPGSGTPSGNPASTVTDVIVLVNGKEENAGKATTTTSGNVRTTTIAVDPARLQAKLDAEGNGAVVTIPMMLDSNVIVGELSGQMIKNMENVAATLVLQTSKGSYTLPASEINIGALAARLGNGVKLEDITLRITIGEASAAMNQVVSAAAGRGGLTLAAPILDFTVTASSGATTVELNRFNAYVSRTVALPQGVNPNRLTTGIVVDPDGTVRHVPTRIIQKDGKYYTEIHSLTNSTYSVVWHPLTFADVEKHWAKNAVNDMGSRLVINGVNESTFNPNADITRAEFAAIIVRGLGLKLGEEAAKFADVPANSWYAAAVGTASGAGLITGFEDGTFRPGDRITREQAMNILAKAMKLTGLAEQTGTVNTAGVLAGFTDASRTGAWAKDSLALAASAGLITGRGGNKLEAQANVTRAEVAVLIQRLLQKSKLID is encoded by the coding sequence ATGGAAAAAAGCTCGATTTTCATTCTTATATTATTGCTGATATTCCCGAATATGAGCATTGCCGGAGCACAGGCTTCGGCGGATACTTTGACTGTTGCATCGGCGGTGGCAGAGAACCTGGATACGAATCTGAACAGTGTTATCTATGCGGGCGGAACTTATACCGCAGTAGGAGAGGGCGGGAGAATTGTACAATCGGCAGATGGGATGAGCTGGAGCAAGATTAGCACCCCGTCATCTAATGCCAAGATTTCTTGGAGGAGTATTGCATTTACTTCAAGTACTTATGTAGCGGTAGGTGTAGATTATTCAAACTCCACTGCAAAGGCTAAGGTCATTGTCTCTACGGACGGAGGCGGAACCTGGAGTGATAAATCCTCATCTGTAAATGCTGATATCCTGCAAAAGGTGCGTTACATCAACGGAACATTTTATGCAGCCGGCGGCAGATGGAGTGCCACTAATCGGGCGCAAGACCTGGGCGTTATCTATTCTTCTGCAGACGGACAGAATTGGAGCCAGTGGAGTACGGTTCCGGCGCTCTGGCCAGCCCAATCGACCACCAGTAGTCCTTTTTTCCTAACAGACATTATTACTTTCAATGGAAAATATGTGATTACGGGCAATGTATTCGCCTCTTATGCCCACTCGGGTGACGGGTCAAGCTGGACTTCTGCATTCTTGGGCGGAACGTTTGGACTGGATGCATTAGCTGTGTACAACGGTAAGCTCTATGTATCGAAAAACTGGGAGAACGGTTATGTAAGCAGCGATGGAATGACCTTTGCCGCAGACTCTTCTTATGATAATATGCTTGGCGTTGTGCAGACGGGATCATTACTCTACCGATATGGCAGGGAAGGTAAAATGTATACTTCGTCCAATAGTGGAGGGGCGTGGACAGCGGCGGAGTCCGTAACGAATCATACCATTATATCGGCCGCTTCGAACGGTCCAGGAATGGTTCTGATAACCAAGTCATCACATAGTCTTGTCGTGACGTCTGATCAGACCCACTGGGTCAGGTTCGGCGGGAACTTACAAGGAAGCGCGTATAATGGAAGCAAGTGGGAGATTGTTGGAAACGTTCTTTCAAACGCGGGTTCGGAGGTTCAGGATAGTATATTCATGTCCTCTTCAAGCGGCTGGGATCAGTTGAGTGTGTCTAACCACCTGCTGCCTAAGCTGGGATTCGCTGAAATTGCCTATGGAAACAATGTTTTCGTTGCAGCGGGGAGGATGCTGGGTATCTCTGGAGATGGAGAGAATTGGACGGTTACCGCTCTTCCAGCCGGAGCTGCCGGTCTTGTAAAAGGATTAGCTTATGGCACTAATGGTTTTGTTGCTGTGACTTCCAATAATGTTCTCCAATCTGCTGATGGAGTCTCATGGGCTGTTGTAGCAACCTTAAGCGGAGCTTCATTCAATCATGTGAAGGTTGTGAACGGGGTTTATGTGGCTTTTGGTGATGGGGGGATCTGGGCTTCTACGAATGGAACAAGCTGGAGCTCACTTGACTCATTGAAGGATTACGAGCCCTCCAGCGACTTCGCTTTCTATGATATTACTTATGCAAATGGAAAATATGCCGTTATGGCTACGAATGGCAATGATGGAACCCCGCAGCTGCTGGAGACAAGCGGTGTGTTAAGCGGCAGCTCTGTCTGGACGAAGCACGGGATTGATCCAGACTCGGCCTGGACGGAGCTGCATTCCATAGATTATGGTAACGGGTATTATGTTGCTGCGGGTATAGTGTACAACGATCAGGATTCCCATGTGGTTTATTCTTCCAAAGACCTGGTTACCTGGACCCAATATGATGAGCAGGCGCTGGGAGTCAGCGGAAAGGGATTAAACCAGGTTAGGTTCCAGAATGATAAATTCTATATTGTAGGTAACGACAATACAAGAATTGTACTGGACAGTGGAGTGGGGGCAACGCCGGAAGCAACCCCGGCAGCTGTCATTGACTATACTGCTGAGCAACTGACTGGCCTGACACCAGGCGGTGCGTATACCGTGAACGGTCAGCCTGTAACGGCAGACAGCAGCGGTAAGCTGGCTATAGCTGGCAGCTGGCTGGGAACACCCTTAAGCATCGTGAAAAAGGGAGACGGTTCAGCGACTACAGACAGCGTGGCGCAGACGCTGAATGTTCCGTCCCGCCCGGCAGCGCCTGCGGGTGTAGCGGCAACGGATGAGACCGCGATTCAAGCGAAGGACGGCACGCTCACGAATGTGACTACTGCGATGGAATACAGAAAAGCTACAGCAGGCGCATGGACAGATGTTACAGGCACCACCGTCACAGACCTTGCACCAGGCGTCTATGAAGTCCGCACGAAGGCGACAGCAACTGCCTTCACCTCAGCTTCGGCGCCATTGACGGTAACGTCATTCGCGGCAACGGCGGAAGTGACGCCTATTGGTATCATTGATTATGCCGCTGAGCTACTAACGGGACTGATACCGAACGCTTTATACACCGTGAACGGCTCGGCGATAACGACGACAGCAGACGGGGCGCTGGTTATAGACAGCAGCTGGCTGGGAAGTGTGCTGAATATCGTGAAGACGGGTAACGGGGTAACTACCACCGATAGTGCTGCGCAAGTAATAAGTGTTCCCGTGCGTCAGGCCGCTCCAGTCGGAGTGAGTGTAACGGATGTGACCTATAACGGAGCCAATGACGGAACACTGCAGAATTTGACCGTCCAGATGGAATACCGGATTGGGGACGCAGACGCTTGGACAGAAGTAACAGACACTACAATTACCGGTCTTGCACCAGGCACGTACTATGTGCGGGTGAAGGCTACGTCAACGGACTTTGCTTCTGCTATTGCTCAGGTGATGGTGCATGACTCGGATGCCATGATCCCGGCGGCTCCAGAAGTGGTGGCGGATGATCTGAACAATACGATTGCGGGCCTGAACACCAGCATGGAATTCTCCGTGGATGAGGGACCTTTCGTACGTTATGACGGAACGAACCTGCCGGACCTCAGCGGCGAGCATACTGTGAAGGTACGGGTTGCGGCCAGCGGATCAGTTCCGGCAGGACCGGCAACTACGCTGACTTTTACAACAAATGTCTTGATCCCTGCCGGGGACTTGGCTGTGAGTGCCAGTGATCCGAGCGGTGCAGAGAGGAACGGCTATACACAAATCAAGGTTACGCCTGCACCGGCGGATGGACATAAGCTGCTGTCTAAGAATTTTGGTGCTGGCAGCATCATCGTGCCGAATGTGGGAGAGCTCCTGACCGGATACACGCTTGTAGGCAGTGAAGGGCTGATTCCGGCAGCCGATGGGGATACGCTTGGGATTGCTGAGGTAGATGCTGACGGCAAGGTGGTAAAATACGGCAGCGTCATTGCAGTAGTTGCGATGACTACTCCGGTAACACCAACTCCCGATCCGGTCAGCCCGGGCAGCGGGACCCCTTCCGGGAATCCGGCCAGTACGGTTACCGATGTGATTGTCCTTGTGAATGGCAAGGAGGAGAACGCGGGCAAAGCAACGACCACGACCTCCGGTAACGTTAGAACGACGACCATCGCGGTAGATCCGGCCAGATTGCAGGCCAAGCTGGATGCTGAGGGGAATGGGGCTGTAGTAACTATTCCGATGATGCTGGATTCGAATGTGATTGTCGGCGAATTGAGCGGCCAGATGATCAAGAATATGGAGAATGTGGCGGCTACCCTGGTGCTTCAGACCAGCAAGGGAAGCTATACGTTGCCTGCATCCGAGATTAACATCGGCGCATTGGCCGCAAGATTAGGCAACGGGGTTAAGCTTGAGGATATTACACTGAGAATTACCATTGGTGAGGCTTCGGCCGCCATGAACCAGGTAGTTAGCGCTGCGGCAGGCAGAGGCGGTCTCACCCTTGCAGCGCCTATCCTGGATTTCACAGTTACTGCTTCTTCCGGGGCCACAACAGTAGAGTTGAACCGGTTCAATGCTTATGTATCGCGGACCGTGGCGCTTCCGCAGGGGGTGAACCCGAATCGGCTTACCACGGGTATCGTTGTCGATCCGGATGGAACGGTGCGTCATGTACCGACCAGAATCATTCAGAAGGATGGTAAATATTACACAGAGATCCACAGTCTGACGAACAGCACCTATTCGGTGGTCTGGCATCCGCTGACGTTCGCGGATGTGGAGAAGCATTGGGCGAAGAATGCAGTGAATGACATGGGCTCCCGTCTGGTCATTAACGGGGTGAACGAATCCACGTTCAACCCGAACGCTGACATCACCCGGGCAGAATTCGCAGCAATCATTGTACGCGGTCTGGGCCTGAAGCTTGGAGAGGAAGCTGCGAAGTTCGCAGATGTTCCGGCGAATAGCTGGTATGCAGCAGCAGTTGGGACAGCGTCCGGGGCGGGGCTGATTACCGGCTTCGAGGATGGAACCTTCCGTCCCGGAGACCGGATCACACGTGAGCAGGCCATGAACATCCTCGCCAAGGCGATGAAGCTGACCGGTCTCGCAGAACAGACCGGCACAGTGAACACCGCAGGCGTGCTTGCAGGCTTCACGGATGCAAGCCGCACGGGAGCCTGGGCGAAGGACAGCCTGGCGCTCGCAGCCTCCGCCGGCTTAATCACCGGCCGCGGCGGCAATAAGCTGGAGGCACAGGCTAACGTCACCCGCGCAGAAGTGGCGGTGCTGATTCAGCGTCTGCTCCAGAAGTCGAAGCTGATTGACTAA
- a CDS encoding IS3 family transposase, which yields MTRITALFEANQGQFGSPRITLLLREEGYIISERTIGKFMKELGLRSSYSPLANRPAED from the coding sequence CTGACACGGATCACCGCCCTTTTCGAAGCTAACCAGGGCCAATTCGGCAGTCCCAGAATCACCCTTCTCTTAAGAGAAGAAGGCTACATTATCAGCGAACGGACCATAGGCAAGTTCATGAAGGAGCTTGGTTTACGCTCGTCCTACTCCCCCCTGGCGAATCGACCTGCCGAGGACTGA
- a CDS encoding DUF4304 domain-containing protein: MNELLNMKELFTQIIKQDVKPFFSAQGYRTKDLNFYKTEGQLSYKINIQKYKYNTHKELSFYVNYSINSEELAQYRPAKSLGLAHFYTRIGNIVPAAPERYFLTPEVDVDKFTADLLLHLDQGLQFMYTLTDARAIIEYYMPRIALHLSEETFGFLLDTGDTETAEQYLKQLQAKYGAEKRWAILEKKYAAVWEKYGSPS, from the coding sequence ATGAATGAATTGTTAAATATGAAGGAATTGTTCACGCAGATCATCAAGCAGGACGTCAAACCTTTTTTCTCCGCACAGGGCTATCGTACAAAGGATCTGAATTTCTACAAAACAGAAGGCCAGCTCAGCTATAAAATCAATATCCAGAAATACAAGTACAATACACACAAGGAGCTCAGCTTCTATGTGAATTACAGTATTAATTCCGAAGAGCTTGCGCAATATAGGCCTGCTAAGTCTCTGGGCTTGGCTCACTTCTATACCCGGATCGGGAACATCGTCCCCGCCGCCCCGGAACGCTACTTCCTGACGCCGGAGGTAGATGTGGACAAGTTCACGGCAGACCTGCTGCTCCACTTGGATCAGGGTCTCCAATTCATGTACACCCTAACCGATGCCAGGGCCATTATTGAATACTATATGCCGCGGATAGCACTGCATTTAAGTGAGGAGACCTTCGGGTTCCTGCTGGATACAGGGGATACAGAGACTGCGGAGCAATATCTGAAGCAGCTCCAAGCGAAATACGGCGCTGAGAAGCGCTGGGCGATCTTGGAGAAGAAGTATGCAGCGGTCTGGGAGAAATACGGAAGCCCTTCCTAG